A stretch of DNA from Flexistipes sp.:
AACTCCTCGCAAAGACTTGCAACAGGAACAATGAGCAAAACGTAATAAAATATTTAATAATTTGAAGGTGGCATTATGACTAAATCAAAGAAAAAAAATTTTGTACTCGATACAAGCGTAATTCTTCACTCCCCGTATTGTTTAGATTCTTTTGAAGATAATAACATTTACATCCCTGCAATAGTACTTGAGGAGCTGGATAATCTCAAAACAGGCTTTGATTCAAGAAGCTACAACGCAAGGGAATTTATTAGGCAGCTTGAAAATTACAGGTCTACAGGGGATCTGCTGGGAGGAGTAAAACTCAAAAACGGAGGCAAGCTCTTCGTCAGATTCCACATAGAGGATAAGGGTGCACCTATAGAATTAGGGAAAAATATTAATGATAACTTTATCCTCAAAGCAGCACTAAATTTAAAAAGTAAATCATCCAGAACAACTGTTTTGGTATCAAAAGATGTAAACCTCAGAATTAAAGCCGAGGTTATAGGGATAAAAGCTGAAGATTACTACCACGAGAAATCTTTTCAATGCTTAAACAGTAACGACATAATGTACGTTTCTTCAGATGAAAATATCGATAAAATATATGAAAAAAATTTTATCGACATAGATGAGATTGAAGTCCAGTTTAACCAAAACTCAGAGACTTTGCCCGACTATGCAATAGTAGCTTCCCTTATGAACAGTAAAAAAACAGCTCTGTGCCGTATTGTTAATGAGAAATCATCGAAAAAACTGGAACTTCTGAAAAATCAACCGGCAAATTTCTATATATCACCTCTTAATTATAAACAAAAATTTCTTTATGATGCCCTTATGCGGGATGATATCAAACTTGTATTTGCAATCGGCTTCGCGGGGACAGGGAAGACACTGTTATCAATTGCTTCCGGATTATCACAGGTATTAACCCAAAAATACAAAAAAATGGTGATAACACGGTCTCATGTGCCTATGGGCAGAGATCTGGGATATCTTCCAGGGAATCTTAACGAAAAGCTGGAACCGTGGCTTAAACCCATTTATGACAATATGGAGCTTATTCTTGACAATATAAGCGAGGACAAACAACCTGTAAGTAAGGATAACGCACTTCTGAAAAAACATATGAATGAATTGACACTGGATTACCTGAAAAGTACAAATTTTGTAGAGGTGGAAGCAATAAACTTTATCAGAGGCAGAACTTTCCACGACTCCTTCCTGATAATCGATGAAGCGCAAAATCTTACACCTCATGAAGTTAAAACAATAATTACCCGAGCGGGGCAAAACACTAAAATAGTTATGACAGGAGATCCTTCCCAAATAGACAACCCTTACCTGGATGAAAAAGATAATGGTTTGGTTTATAGTTCTGAGAGGTTTAAAAAGAATAAATCAAAGATTGCAGCCTCGATTATACTCGATAGATGTGAAAGAAGCGAAATCGCCCAGGAAGCCTCCGATTTTCTAAATTAAATGGAAGAGTAGAAGAGTGGAAGAGTGGAGGAGTGGTATGTTAGTGCTAAGCATTAAGTTCTAAGTGCTAAGTTTACCATGTTAAACCAGCTTTTATGTTTAACTGGGGTGCAAAGTGCTAAGTTTATTTAAACTATGAATAACAACGAATAACGTTGAACCTTGAACGTTGAACGTTATATGTTGAACGTTTTTTGCGTTTCTTTCTAAAATAAACTGGAAAGTCCTAATATGTTTTCAAAATCCCATATGTTCATAAAAAAAGCGTTAAACTGCTCCCGCCTCAGCTGTTCCATCTCCCTTTTCCAGAAAAAAAGATTTGAAACAGGGTAAAGGTATCCGAAACCGTAAGATGTAAAGCTGTCAAATCTTTCTGATATATATCCATCAAATCTGTAATATCTCTTTTGCTCTTTTACCAGTTTAAGTGCACTCTGATAAACAAAAGACATTTCTGTCATTTTCGCATTATATCCTTTTATATTTCCCAAAGATTTATATGCGGAAGCTGTAAGCAGCAAATATTTAAATTTAGCCCTCAATGCTGTCACTGTAAGGGCATTGTTCAGCTCGTCAGCTAAATCTGACAACACTTTGTTCTCAATATCATCAATTTCCCTATCAATTAAACTGCTGAGGGTTATTGCTTGCTTGTAAAATTCTTTCAGCATCATGATATTTTTATTCTCCGCTATATTTGCGGCATTTTTTGTGTTCATTGACAAAATCTCTTTCATGGTAAATACAGGTCTCGGCTGGAATCCTCTGTTAAAAGGCGGGGGAAGTTCTGAAAAAGGCGCTGCTGCCGGCAAATATTCAAGCAGCTTTTCATCAATCAAAAACTCCATCTGCAGATCAAGTGATTTGCCGAACAAGCGTGATAATAGATTTTTACCAAATAAGAATTCGAAAATATTAATTTTCTCAGAGCCTGGATTTTCTGTGTTCCCAGTCCATGACCATTTTGCCACAGCCCAGTCAATTAACCAGTACCCCCATTCCCAGCCCGAAGAAAACGTCAAATGTCCGGCTATATCTTTACCTTTTAAAAGCATTATATCATTCCACCTAGAAGTCAGATATGGTAAAAACAAATTGGGAATTGAATTATCGAATGTAACCCAGTATGAAGACTCTGGCCAATACCATACATCTCTTTCTCTGTTATAATGCAAAAGTTTGCTGTACATAAACCGAAAATTCTTATTTTCATAGGCGGGGGCATAGTTGTCCTTAAGGGCATAGCACATAACCGTATGAATCAATATTCCGGTATTATCGCTCATTATATTACAATTACCGTCATGTAATATTCGTTTTTCATCTTTTATTACATGTGTTGCAAGAAAAACCTTGCTTGAATAATCCCTCTCAATTTTTCTTATCAGGTATTGTATTTCGTCCGAATGTGTAACCCTTAAATCCGGCAAAAATTCTCCCATGGTGGTATCAATGGAAACAAAATCCCAGTCGGACTTGAACAACATTGAAAGTTTCTCGTCGATCTGCCTTTTATAATTATTCTTAAACAGCGTAACAAACTGAAAAGCATTCTGCTGTATCATGCTGAATGACGTCATTATGCCTGCCTTCACCCCATAATT
This window harbors:
- a CDS encoding PhoH family protein, whose protein sequence is MTKSKKKNFVLDTSVILHSPYCLDSFEDNNIYIPAIVLEELDNLKTGFDSRSYNAREFIRQLENYRSTGDLLGGVKLKNGGKLFVRFHIEDKGAPIELGKNINDNFILKAALNLKSKSSRTTVLVSKDVNLRIKAEVIGIKAEDYYHEKSFQCLNSNDIMYVSSDENIDKIYEKNFIDIDEIEVQFNQNSETLPDYAIVASLMNSKKTALCRIVNEKSSKKLELLKNQPANFYISPLNYKQKFLYDALMRDDIKLVFAIGFAGTGKTLLSIASGLSQVLTQKYKKMVITRSHVPMGRDLGYLPGNLNEKLEPWLKPIYDNMELILDNISEDKQPVSKDNALLKKHMNELTLDYLKSTNFVEVEAINFIRGRTFHDSFLIIDEAQNLTPHEVKTIITRAGQNTKIVMTGDPSQIDNPYLDEKDNGLVYSSERFKKNKSKIAASIILDRCERSEIAQEASDFLN